A window of the Desulfotignum phosphitoxidans DSM 13687 genome harbors these coding sequences:
- the fusA gene encoding elongation factor G has protein sequence MIRDLKQVRNIGISAHIDSGKTTLSERILFYTARIHKINEVRGKDGVGAVMDSMELERERGITIASAATYCEWKKHNINLIDTPGHVDFTVEVERSLRVLDGVVLILCSVAGVQSQSITVDQQMKRYQVPCIAFVNKCDRSGANPAKVAKQLKTKLGHNSVLMQLPIGLEDKHQGVVDLVAMKAYYFEGEHGERVAVKEIPEDLLEAAKEAREELIDAASLFSEELTDAILEESDISEELIKNAVRTGVISRQITPVFLGSAYKNKAIQPLLDAVLDYLPSPLDIHNEAIDMDNNEESVVLESNFDKPTVALAFKLEDGQYGQLTYIRVYQGCISKGDTLVNSRDGKKIKAGRLIRMHASQMEDVEEIPAGHIGAMFGIDCASGDTFVSPTINYSMLAMHVMEPVISLSIVPKDNKAQINMSKALNRFTKEDPTFKTYVDHETGETIIQGMGELHLEVYVERMKREYKAEVTTGAPRVAYRETITQKSLFNYTHKKQTGGAGQFGRVAGFMEPCEEDFQFVNKITGGRIPTQYIPACEKGFAACMAKGPKLEFPVTGVRVTIDDGAFHAVDSSEMAFQAAARGAFLEGYMKAKPVVKEPIMKVVIETPNEFQGSCMGLINQRRGIIQGSQEEGVMSVIESQVPLSEMFGFSTVLRSATQGKAQFTMEFSSYKQVPQSIAEEIIKQKQEEKKA, from the coding sequence ATGATCAGAGATTTAAAACAGGTGAGAAATATCGGCATCAGTGCCCATATCGACTCCGGCAAGACCACCCTTTCGGAACGGATTTTATTTTATACGGCCCGGATTCACAAAATCAATGAAGTCCGGGGAAAAGACGGTGTCGGCGCGGTCATGGACTCCATGGAACTGGAAAGAGAACGGGGTATCACCATTGCGTCGGCTGCCACGTATTGTGAATGGAAAAAACACAATATCAACCTCATCGATACCCCGGGCCATGTGGATTTCACCGTGGAAGTGGAACGGTCCCTGCGGGTGCTGGACGGGGTGGTGCTTATTTTATGCTCGGTTGCCGGGGTGCAGTCCCAGTCCATCACGGTGGATCAGCAGATGAAACGCTATCAAGTGCCGTGTATCGCCTTTGTCAACAAATGTGACCGGTCCGGCGCCAATCCGGCCAAGGTGGCCAAACAGTTGAAAACCAAACTGGGACACAATTCCGTGTTGATGCAGCTGCCCATTGGGCTGGAGGACAAACACCAAGGTGTGGTGGACCTGGTGGCCATGAAAGCCTATTATTTTGAAGGCGAGCATGGTGAGCGCGTGGCAGTCAAAGAGATTCCCGAAGATCTGCTCGAAGCGGCAAAAGAAGCCAGAGAAGAATTGATCGATGCCGCCTCTTTGTTCTCAGAAGAATTGACCGATGCCATTCTCGAAGAATCGGACATCAGTGAAGAATTGATCAAAAACGCCGTGAGAACCGGCGTGATATCCAGACAGATCACCCCGGTATTTTTGGGTTCCGCTTACAAAAATAAAGCGATTCAGCCGCTGCTGGATGCCGTGCTTGATTATCTGCCTTCTCCCCTGGACATCCATAACGAAGCCATTGATATGGACAACAACGAAGAAAGCGTGGTTCTGGAAAGCAACTTTGACAAACCCACGGTGGCACTGGCCTTCAAGCTTGAAGACGGTCAATATGGCCAGTTGACCTATATCCGTGTTTATCAGGGATGTATCTCCAAAGGCGACACACTGGTAAACTCCCGGGACGGCAAAAAAATCAAAGCCGGCCGGCTGATCCGTATGCATGCCTCCCAGATGGAGGACGTGGAAGAGATCCCTGCCGGCCATATCGGTGCCATGTTCGGCATTGACTGCGCATCCGGAGACACCTTTGTCTCTCCGACGATCAATTACTCCATGCTGGCCATGCATGTGATGGAACCGGTGATTTCTCTTTCCATCGTTCCCAAGGACAACAAAGCCCAGATCAACATGTCCAAGGCATTGAACCGGTTCACCAAAGAAGACCCGACTTTCAAGACATATGTGGATCATGAAACCGGTGAGACAATTATCCAGGGCATGGGTGAGTTGCATCTTGAAGTGTATGTGGAGCGCATGAAACGGGAATACAAGGCAGAAGTCACCACGGGCGCCCCCCGGGTGGCTTACCGGGAGACCATCACCCAGAAATCGTTGTTCAACTACACCCATAAAAAACAGACTGGTGGTGCCGGCCAGTTCGGTCGGGTGGCCGGATTTATGGAACCGTGCGAAGAAGATTTTCAATTTGTCAACAAAATCACCGGGGGCCGGATTCCCACTCAGTATATCCCGGCCTGTGAAAAAGGGTTTGCCGCGTGCATGGCAAAAGGTCCCAAACTGGAATTCCCGGTCACCGGTGTCCGGGTGACCATCGACGATGGTGCGTTCCATGCGGTGGACTCATCGGAAATGGCGTTTCAGGCCGCTGCCCGGGGCGCATTTCTGGAAGGCTACATGAAGGCCAAACCCGTGGTCAAGGAACCCATCATGAAAGTGGTCATCGAGACCCCCAATGAATTCCAGGGGTCCTGCATGGGGCTGATCAACCAGCGCCGGGGAATCATCCAGGGATCCCAGGAAGAAGGCGTGATGTCGGTGATTGAAAGTCAGGTCCCTTTGTCGGAAATGTTCGGGTTTTCCACGGTTCTCAGGTCTGCCACCCAGGGAAAGGCCCAGTTCACCATGGAATTTTCTTCTTATAAACAGGTTCCCCAATCCATTGCCGAAGAAATCATCAAACAGAAACAGGAAGAAAAAAAAGCCTAA
- a CDS encoding PEP-CTERM sorting domain-containing protein: MKLFSFDITIFGKIYDNYCYEQAHFSKKRQAMKPLFLKISMILCTLFLWTGMSMATSTGIFVGDSNDLTSGFQPQLDSFTNVNALVDLYNDNTDTDLPEDLTLLGKWEGGDWSVWNDDSISEFTGSFTGADGVWSVSDDWDKADPLYYSLKAGGKGKSGGGFELWYADGFLDGVWDTSGLDNKDLSHISFWTAKGNTNPVPEPATLALVGLGLAGIAGYQRKRRSS, translated from the coding sequence GTGAAATTGTTTTCATTTGATATAACAATTTTTGGCAAAATTTATGACAATTATTGTTACGAACAAGCACATTTTTCAAAAAAGAGGCAAGCAATGAAACCGTTATTTCTAAAAATTTCAATGATTTTGTGCACGCTGTTTTTATGGACGGGCATGAGTATGGCAACGTCAACGGGTATTTTTGTGGGTGATTCCAATGATCTTACATCAGGCTTTCAACCTCAACTAGACTCCTTTACGAACGTAAATGCGCTGGTTGATCTATACAATGACAACACTGACACCGATCTGCCGGAAGATCTGACCCTTCTTGGAAAATGGGAAGGTGGTGATTGGAGTGTCTGGAATGATGATTCTATTTCAGAATTCACCGGCTCTTTTACAGGCGCTGATGGCGTCTGGTCTGTCAGTGATGACTGGGATAAGGCGGACCCTCTCTACTACAGTTTGAAAGCCGGGGGCAAAGGAAAAAGTGGCGGTGGTTTTGAACTCTGGTACGCAGACGGATTTCTGGACGGTGTATGGGACACATCCGGCCTTGACAATAAAGACTTATCCCACATTTCCTTCTGGACAGCTAAAGGAAATACCAACCCCGTGCCTGAACCCGCGACATTGGCCCTGGTAGGACTGGGGCTTGCCGGCATCGCCGGATACCAGCGCAAACGACGTTCCAGTTAG
- a CDS encoding PEP-CTERM sorting domain-containing protein, with translation MKRLAIYLLLFIFWITGAVHASTWKINDEYIGGKYDDSNYVKKEGDVIAINTREFDIDWMNVTIKTNGDVKVRIKTRYEDGTRDTTYGDLFVSTDGWNPKVDLNSWDSEDTYERYRSDTYETGERWEYALSSSSGNIYSVDADNIWRSDQEFSDPYYQNHWYRHEQEVLYKPGEEEASVGDFAFSHSGNLIKYAFNLSTLLGEDWSWEDELDLGFHWAMTCANDVIEGGIYKAAAVPEPGTMLLLGMGLASLGAAGRKRLRKQ, from the coding sequence ATGAAACGGTTAGCAATTTATCTGTTGTTGTTTATATTCTGGATCACAGGCGCTGTCCATGCCAGCACCTGGAAAATAAATGACGAATATATCGGCGGCAAATATGACGACAGCAACTATGTAAAAAAAGAGGGTGACGTAATTGCAATCAATACCAGAGAATTTGATATCGATTGGATGAACGTTACCATAAAAACCAACGGTGACGTAAAGGTCCGAATCAAAACCAGATATGAAGACGGCACCCGGGATACCACCTATGGGGATCTGTTTGTGAGCACGGATGGGTGGAATCCAAAAGTGGATTTAAATTCTTGGGACTCTGAAGACACCTATGAAAGATATCGTTCCGACACCTATGAAACAGGGGAACGCTGGGAATATGCGTTAAGCTCCTCATCCGGCAATATCTATTCAGTGGATGCCGACAATATCTGGCGGTCAGACCAAGAATTTTCTGACCCTTATTATCAGAATCACTGGTATCGGCACGAACAGGAAGTGCTCTACAAGCCTGGCGAAGAAGAAGCGAGTGTTGGTGACTTTGCTTTTTCTCATTCCGGCAATCTAATCAAATATGCCTTTAATCTGTCAACATTATTGGGTGAGGACTGGAGCTGGGAAGACGAACTGGACTTAGGATTTCACTGGGCCATGACCTGTGCCAATGACGTAATCGAAGGCGGCATCTACAAGGCCGCTGCTGTACCGGAACCTGGGACCATGCTGCTTTTGGGGATGGGTCTTGCCAGCCTTGGTGCAGCCGGCAGAAAACGGCTCAGAAAACAATAA
- a CDS encoding PEP-CTERM sorting domain-containing protein: MKKLVYTGLGALMIMVFSFSASATTMDVNYGATKRVNFEYEGNAPSDYVAEFNVKLYGTDWDPYLSTIAYCVDLENLIYQKSYDVTLNPVTLGSSTYGSNNYLQAAWLMDKYSAEASGNIKKVSGLQLAIWDAIYGEGFTNNEPTATFGTIGHYYNGYYTSLSDETWDDAMWSSLGYNYAVTTYGGSNNVQQLLVQLDPVPEPATMLLLGMGIAGLGAAGRKRFKKNNVSGCRS; the protein is encoded by the coding sequence ATGAAAAAATTAGTTTATACCGGGCTTGGAGCATTGATGATCATGGTCTTCTCATTTAGTGCCTCAGCGACCACAATGGATGTTAACTATGGGGCTACTAAACGGGTAAATTTTGAGTATGAGGGCAATGCTCCCAGTGATTATGTTGCCGAGTTTAACGTCAAATTGTATGGGACAGACTGGGATCCTTATTTATCTACGATTGCGTATTGTGTGGATTTAGAAAATTTAATTTATCAAAAGTCTTACGATGTGACACTTAATCCTGTTACCCTTGGCAGCAGCACATATGGCAGCAACAACTATCTGCAGGCCGCCTGGCTGATGGATAAGTATTCTGCAGAAGCTTCAGGAAATATAAAAAAAGTTTCCGGGTTGCAACTGGCCATCTGGGATGCCATCTACGGTGAAGGTTTTACTAATAATGAACCTACCGCAACCTTCGGCACTATCGGCCATTATTACAATGGTTACTACACTTCCTTGAGTGACGAAACTTGGGATGACGCTATGTGGTCCTCTCTTGGCTACAATTATGCCGTGACCACTTACGGCGGCAGCAATAATGTCCAGCAACTTCTCGTGCAACTGGATCCGGTTCCGGAACCCGCAACCATGCTGTTGCTGGGAATGGGCATTGCCGGGTTGGGTGCCGCCGGCAGAAAACGTTTCAAAAAAAATAATGTCAGCGGTTGCAGATCCTGA
- a CDS encoding response regulator — protein sequence MKTILIVDDIKVNLKVLEVLLTRNGYAVLSAMSAGKALGLLQKHLCDLIISDIQMPEMDGFQFCRLCQLDEKLKHIPFIFYSSARDEKQIQQQARKVGAQAVVRKPADPAGFLKTIDTVLNDALNRTQGLAGQDRFLNRRLDRVPGIVGWTLDANGDFTDISPAVARLTGFPVKHIQEMGKSGWLNRVHSSDEQKVRNAYKQLFQNHVPLDIVYRFERRDNRFAWLVEKSGTPYGNQAHGCDRVDGFTADISADMTDLERRMEYREQRVIQTFSSGVSHDLDNMLNGIADYIQLSATTTASSRERQRFLANALKISRSALALNRDIFYLSGEDKAVEKNSLLTRVVARVVRSLMQGSDIPCRVEIPRGVWPCRVDTRLMARALEHVIINACEAVAQKHDGKIEVTLQNISIEDTPVETRPVSETRPDPGRYVQLSISDNGCGIDDPYLDQVCLPYFSLKPKDMKKGVGLSLAISRAIIAGHGGEMAVHSKKNHGTKIWVLLPAEPGRT from the coding sequence ATGAAAACGATACTCATTGTCGATGACATCAAGGTCAATCTCAAAGTCCTTGAGGTGCTGCTGACCCGAAACGGGTATGCCGTCCTGTCCGCCATGAGTGCTGGAAAAGCGTTGGGTCTGCTTCAAAAACATTTGTGTGACCTGATTATCTCCGATATCCAGATGCCTGAAATGGATGGATTCCAGTTCTGTCGGTTGTGTCAACTGGATGAAAAACTCAAGCATATCCCCTTTATTTTTTATTCTTCCGCCCGGGACGAAAAACAGATCCAGCAGCAGGCCCGGAAAGTCGGTGCCCAGGCCGTGGTCAGAAAACCGGCGGATCCTGCCGGGTTTTTAAAAACCATTGATACTGTTCTGAACGATGCCTTGAACCGGACCCAGGGTTTAGCTGGGCAGGATCGATTTCTCAACCGCCGGCTTGATCGGGTGCCGGGCATTGTGGGGTGGACCCTGGATGCCAATGGTGACTTTACCGATATCAGCCCGGCTGTGGCGCGGCTGACCGGTTTTCCCGTGAAGCACATTCAGGAGATGGGCAAAAGCGGATGGCTGAACCGGGTCCATTCTTCGGATGAACAAAAGGTGAGAAACGCCTATAAACAGCTGTTTCAAAATCATGTGCCCTTGGATATCGTTTACCGGTTTGAACGCCGGGACAACCGGTTTGCCTGGCTTGTGGAAAAATCCGGCACCCCTTATGGGAATCAAGCGCATGGCTGCGATCGGGTTGATGGATTTACCGCAGACATATCTGCCGACATGACAGATCTGGAACGCCGGATGGAATATAGAGAACAGCGGGTGATTCAGACATTTTCATCCGGTGTTTCCCATGATCTGGACAATATGCTGAACGGTATTGCCGATTACATTCAACTGTCGGCCACGACAACGGCAAGTTCCCGGGAACGGCAGCGGTTTCTGGCCAATGCCCTGAAAATCAGCCGCAGTGCTCTGGCCCTGAACCGGGATATTTTCTATCTGTCCGGGGAAGATAAAGCCGTGGAAAAAAATTCCCTGCTCACCCGGGTGGTTGCCCGGGTGGTCCGGTCCCTGATGCAAGGCAGCGATATCCCCTGCCGGGTCGAGATACCCCGAGGGGTGTGGCCGTGCCGGGTGGATACCCGGTTGATGGCCCGGGCTCTTGAGCATGTCATCATCAATGCCTGTGAGGCCGTGGCACAGAAACATGACGGAAAGATCGAGGTGACCCTGCAAAACATATCCATTGAAGACACACCGGTTGAAACCCGCCCTGTTTCTGAAACCCGCCCGGATCCCGGTCGTTATGTTCAGTTGAGCATCTCGGACAACGGGTGCGGCATTGACGACCCATACCTGGATCAGGTGTGCCTTCCCTATTTTTCCTTAAAACCAAAGGATATGAAAAAAGGGGTGGGCTTGAGTCTTGCGATAAGCCGGGCGATCATTGCCGGACATGGCGGGGAAATGGCGGTTCATTCAAAGAAAAACCACGGCACAAAGATATGGGTACTTTTGCCGGCGGAACCCGGGAGAACCTGA
- a CDS encoding response regulator — protein sequence MKTVLIVDDTKTNIDVLVQVLKGDYKIGVSLNGKDAIQFARTHHPDLILLDIVMPQMDGFQVCRKLKSDPETRDIPVIFISAVDNPDHEKKWVKCGGADYITKPFKSRDIKKKINAHISRT from the coding sequence ATGAAAACCGTTTTGATCGTGGATGACACCAAGACCAATATTGATGTACTGGTCCAGGTCCTGAAGGGGGATTACAAGATCGGGGTCAGTCTCAACGGCAAGGATGCGATTCAGTTTGCCAGAACCCATCACCCTGATCTGATTCTTTTGGATATCGTCATGCCCCAAATGGATGGGTTTCAGGTTTGCCGCAAATTGAAATCTGACCCTGAAACCAGAGATATCCCGGTGATTTTTATTTCCGCCGTAGACAATCCGGATCATGAAAAAAAATGGGTCAAATGCGGGGGGGCTGATTATATTACCAAACCGTTTAAAAGCCGAGACATCAAAAAAAAGATCAATGCACATATCAGCCGGACCTGA
- a CDS encoding hybrid sensor histidine kinase/response regulator: MENKDYPGKILHGNYSHALKTHVKENISRLIAFEKTLTPVIPYLSAWQEQENAMWYEFAGQRFSDLMGCPIPDLADVFKNRIVERRVYDYQDDNHHQIQPRRLRQPELTGSRKGLRKQGEKKGQVEAIYKVQLADGDIAWLKDQATVTAFKQDRIHVSSGCLTLVTKEMEAEEALRKAQQMLREKARALNLAKKIQEENAARLSGAIKQVEAARKEAEKANKAKSEFLAVISHEIRNPMNGIVGTCDLIMADDLSRQQTEYLEIIRSSAFSLLGLINDILDFSKIEAGKLEFQEVLFNVRDVVEDVSDIFLEMITRKNLELIVDIDPDVPEQVMADPMRLRQILINLISNALKFTRHGEIIIRVEPIRCENAVIELGFRVTDTGIGIAPEHFDHLFESFTQINDAKTREYGGTGLGLAICRQIVEMMNGTIGVDSQPGQGSTFYFNVPFKHEMQSRKDRTQTSAEFESYSALVAVENRSGRQALVHLLESWGFDVTACKTASQAVDLISASHHSALFHLVVMDMGVTDLEDPAVFKDVKSMVESVDLSIALTRMGKNDDVNRSRDLGFIRSMNKPVKQSILKNVVQNTFRNTHRTRPDPLPAEKNDATFSNTRILLVEDNAINRKIGSEMLRIAGVAVDTANNGLEAIEKVQKNDYAAVLIDIQMPHLDGIEASRIIRQQFSKTRLPIIAMSAHAKADNWKACLEAGINDYVLKPISRNVLFTALKKQIGPGHPFSVPESVFPCTQPPAPPETDTKNLPGLDIEDGLERLGGAAPVYAEILSDFCHTYTGFHQEMNALINRSDFKAAADLSHSLKGASGNVSAMALFESVKALEQACRQKNGQDAQSLLGQVREAYETVCRSAKQFCAQINAFKKEEKTDTSCLSTDVSVGEIKDLARSLMDSLDQCDPVVSETLVQKLAPLVHDTWKKEMTHLTAAVKNYQFEDAKKYMTRLMEKAGDWK, from the coding sequence ATGGAAAACAAGGATTATCCTGGAAAAATACTGCATGGAAACTACAGCCATGCGTTGAAAACCCATGTCAAAGAAAATATCAGCCGGCTGATTGCCTTTGAAAAGACCCTGACACCGGTCATCCCTTATCTGTCCGCCTGGCAGGAGCAGGAAAATGCCATGTGGTACGAGTTCGCCGGCCAACGGTTCAGCGATCTGATGGGGTGTCCGATACCGGATCTGGCAGATGTTTTCAAAAACCGGATTGTGGAACGGCGGGTTTATGATTACCAGGATGACAATCATCATCAGATCCAGCCCCGGCGATTGCGGCAACCCGAACTGACAGGTTCCCGAAAAGGGCTTCGAAAACAGGGTGAAAAAAAAGGGCAGGTGGAAGCCATATATAAAGTGCAGCTGGCCGATGGTGACATTGCATGGCTTAAAGATCAGGCCACGGTCACGGCCTTCAAACAGGACCGGATTCATGTCTCTTCCGGATGTCTCACCCTTGTGACCAAGGAGATGGAGGCGGAAGAGGCGTTGAGAAAAGCCCAGCAGATGCTCAGGGAAAAAGCCCGGGCACTGAATCTGGCCAAAAAAATTCAGGAAGAAAACGCAGCCCGGCTGTCCGGTGCCATCAAACAGGTGGAAGCCGCCAGAAAAGAGGCGGAAAAAGCCAACAAGGCCAAAAGTGAATTTTTAGCGGTCATCAGTCATGAGATCCGGAACCCCATGAACGGGATTGTGGGTACCTGTGATCTGATCATGGCGGATGATCTTTCCCGGCAGCAGACCGAATACCTGGAAATCATCCGGAGTTCCGCTTTTTCTCTGCTGGGGCTGATCAACGATATTCTTGATTTTTCAAAAATTGAAGCCGGAAAACTGGAATTCCAGGAAGTCCTTTTTAATGTCCGGGATGTGGTGGAAGATGTGTCGGATATTTTTCTGGAAATGATCACCCGGAAGAATCTGGAACTGATCGTGGATATTGATCCGGATGTGCCTGAACAGGTGATGGCGGATCCCATGCGGCTGCGTCAGATACTCATCAACCTGATCTCCAATGCGTTGAAATTTACCCGGCACGGAGAAATCATCATTCGGGTGGAACCGATACGTTGTGAAAATGCCGTGATCGAACTGGGTTTCCGGGTGACGGACACGGGGATCGGGATTGCGCCGGAACATTTTGATCATCTGTTTGAATCGTTTACCCAGATCAACGATGCCAAAACCCGGGAATATGGGGGAACCGGCCTGGGTCTGGCCATCTGCCGCCAGATCGTTGAAATGATGAACGGTACCATCGGCGTGGACAGCCAGCCGGGGCAGGGCAGCACCTTTTACTTTAACGTCCCGTTCAAACATGAGATGCAATCCCGGAAAGACCGGACACAGACATCCGCGGAATTTGAATCGTATTCAGCCCTGGTTGCCGTGGAAAACCGGTCCGGCCGGCAGGCCCTGGTTCACCTGCTTGAATCATGGGGGTTTGACGTCACTGCCTGCAAGACGGCTTCCCAAGCCGTGGATCTGATTTCTGCATCACACCATTCCGCTTTATTTCATCTGGTAGTGATGGATATGGGGGTGACGGATCTTGAAGATCCGGCTGTTTTCAAGGACGTGAAATCCATGGTCGAATCTGTGGATCTGTCCATCGCCCTGACCCGGATGGGCAAAAATGATGATGTAAACCGATCCAGGGACTTGGGGTTCATCCGGTCCATGAACAAACCCGTGAAACAATCGATTTTAAAAAATGTGGTGCAAAACACATTCCGCAATACCCACCGGACACGGCCAGATCCCCTGCCGGCAGAAAAAAATGACGCAACCTTTTCAAACACCCGGATTCTTCTGGTGGAAGACAATGCCATCAATCGTAAAATCGGCTCGGAAATGCTCCGCATCGCTGGCGTGGCCGTGGATACAGCCAATAATGGTCTTGAAGCCATTGAAAAGGTGCAGAAAAACGATTATGCGGCCGTGCTGATCGACATACAGATGCCGCATCTGGACGGAATTGAAGCGTCCCGCATCATCCGGCAGCAGTTTTCCAAAACCCGGCTGCCCATCATCGCCATGAGCGCCCATGCCAAGGCAGACAACTGGAAAGCCTGTCTGGAAGCTGGGATCAATGATTACGTTCTCAAACCCATCAGCAGAAATGTGCTGTTCACGGCACTGAAAAAACAGATCGGTCCGGGTCACCCATTTTCGGTTCCTGAATCGGTTTTTCCTTGTACACAACCACCTGCACCGCCAGAGACGGATACAAAAAACCTGCCGGGCCTGGATATTGAGGACGGCCTGGAACGGCTGGGAGGGGCAGCGCCTGTTTACGCGGAGATTTTGTCTGATTTCTGTCACACCTACACCGGGTTTCACCAGGAAATGAACGCGTTGATCAACCGATCCGATTTCAAAGCCGCGGCGGATTTGAGCCATTCGCTCAAAGGTGCGTCCGGCAATGTGTCTGCCATGGCCCTGTTTGAGTCCGTGAAAGCTTTGGAGCAGGCATGCCGGCAGAAAAATGGTCAAGATGCTCAGTCCCTGCTGGGGCAGGTCCGGGAGGCCTATGAAACCGTGTGCCGGTCTGCCAAACAGTTCTGTGCACAGATCAACGCCTTTAAAAAAGAGGAGAAAACCGATACGTCTTGTTTGTCCACCGATGTTTCGGTGGGTGAAATCAAAGACCTGGCCCGGTCTTTGATGGACAGCCTTGACCAATGTGATCCGGTTGTTTCTGAAACCCTGGTCCAAAAATTAGCACCCTTGGTCCATGACACATGGAAAAAAGAGATGACACATTTGACAGCGGCGGTTAAAAATTATCAGTTTGAGGATGCGAAAAAATATATGACACGGCTCATGGAAAAAGCAGGTGACTGGAAATGA
- a CDS encoding response regulator, whose translation MKTINDCMILLVDDTKSNVDVLVNALKGMYKLGVSLNGEEAIRFVKQNLPDLILLDIVMPGTDGFDVCHRLKADPRTRDIPIIFITAMDDLTHKTKGFDVGAVDYITKPFDITEVKARVKTHLTLKLAGEALKNQNAILEEMVRERTKELRKAQIEVINRLGKAAEYRDQDTGTHINRMSKYCRLMGKALGLSREEYDRLDLASTMHDVGKIGISDNILLKPGKLDTREWESMRSHTRIGEELLSGGTSQLLEVARIIAMTHHEKWDGTGYHQHLKGKDIPMVGRITCICDVFDALISRRPYKDPWPVDEALAEIKKGSGVFFDPELVEVFLSLEPEIRKIVATHQD comes from the coding sequence ATGAAAACGATCAATGATTGTATGATTCTGCTGGTGGATGATACCAAATCCAACGTGGATGTGCTGGTGAACGCTTTGAAAGGCATGTATAAGCTGGGGGTCAGTCTTAATGGCGAAGAAGCGATCCGGTTTGTGAAACAGAATCTGCCGGATTTGATTCTGCTGGACATCGTCATGCCCGGCACGGATGGATTTGACGTGTGCCACCGGCTCAAAGCCGATCCCCGAACCCGGGACATTCCCATCATCTTTATCACGGCCATGGATGATCTGACCCATAAAACCAAGGGGTTTGATGTGGGGGCCGTGGATTATATCACCAAACCCTTTGATATCACCGAGGTCAAAGCCCGGGTCAAAACCCATCTGACCCTGAAACTGGCCGGGGAAGCGTTGAAAAATCAGAATGCCATTCTGGAAGAGATGGTCCGGGAACGCACCAAAGAACTGCGAAAAGCCCAGATCGAAGTGATCAACCGCCTGGGGAAAGCCGCGGAATACCGGGACCAGGACACGGGCACCCATATCAACCGCATGAGCAAATACTGCCGGCTCATGGGCAAGGCCCTGGGGCTTTCCCGGGAAGAATATGACCGGCTGGACCTGGCATCCACCATGCATGATGTGGGGAAAATCGGCATTTCCGACAACATCCTGCTTAAACCCGGAAAACTGGACACCCGGGAATGGGAATCCATGCGGTCCCATACCCGCATCGGTGAAGAGCTGCTCTCCGGCGGCACATCCCAGCTGCTGGAGGTGGCCAGGATCATTGCCATGACCCATCATGAAAAATGGGACGGCACCGGATATCACCAGCATCTCAAAGGCAAAGACATCCCTATGGTCGGCAGAATCACCTGTATTTGCGATGTGTTTGATGCCCTGATTTCCAGACGTCCCTATAAAGACCCGTGGCCTGTGGATGAAGCCCTGGCGGAAATCAAAAAAGGCAGCGGCGTGTTTTTCGATCCAGAGCTGGTGGAGGTCTTTCTGTCTTTAGAGCCGGAAATCCGAAAAATCGTTGCCACCCATCAGGACTAA